A stretch of the Vibrio gazogenes genome encodes the following:
- a CDS encoding adenylate kinase, with protein MKKVAVFGKPGSGKSTVSKALALASGLPLHQLDSLVYKPNGEFVAREEFDAAYNEILRSDSWVIDGLGPINSFYERLAAADTLVYIDLPYSVSYWFVTKRLLKGLFIKPEGWPDGSSILKGSLNSYKTLKLCPRFWNDDFLSKLMAYSGSKDVYIIKTVSELNDFAFVHAK; from the coding sequence ATGAAAAAGGTCGCCGTTTTTGGAAAGCCGGGTAGCGGAAAATCAACAGTCAGCAAAGCATTAGCGTTAGCGAGCGGTTTACCGCTTCACCAACTCGATTCATTGGTTTACAAACCAAATGGCGAGTTTGTAGCGCGAGAAGAATTTGATGCTGCTTACAACGAGATACTGCGTTCAGACTCATGGGTCATTGACGGCCTTGGTCCCATCAATTCCTTTTATGAGCGTTTAGCTGCGGCAGATACTCTGGTTTATATCGACCTACCATACTCAGTCAGCTACTGGTTCGTGACCAAGCGTTTGCTGAAAGGATTATTTATAAAACCTGAGGGTTGGCCTGATGGCAGCTCTATATTAAAAGGTTCTCTGAATAGCTATAAGACTTTGAAGTTATGCCCTAGGTTCTGGAATGATGATTTTTTGTCTAAGTTAATGGCGTACTCTGGAAGCAAAGATGTCTACATCATCAAAACCGTGTCAGAGCTGAATGATTTTGCTTTCGTACATGCTAAATAA
- a CDS encoding MATE family efflux transporter → MSIRKMTTSLTHKDYLKIAIPFVISTLTQPLLGAVDTAVIGQLGSAALIGGVAVGTVIMNTLYWLFGFFRVSTTGQSAIALGKNSEQAKARSLLHPFVMAAIVGVMFILAQSLIWRGAEWIIQPEPDVAAQTKQYFFILIWGAPFVLLNYTLIGWLMGQAKVKETLVTQIFGNVLNIVLDILFVVGLNMGVAGVAIATLAAQVATFVIGLYLVRRAAGFSFVPYLGLAKMGGQELKTIISANTDLMLRTVCLLAMFNCMARFGSALGADTLAANAIMMQMTFLMSYMFEGIANASSVFSGKSVGEKSLDLFKHVLKMNFQWTSWLVVLLVVVMVISHRQQVLLFTQIPSVVEQYHQVSAWLIAFPFVAGFGLTVYGIFTGSGTTRPVRNSTFMALLVFLLVIYLTIDVWGNQGLWLAFTLFYVGRFAFLYPYIDRVRQRCVAASF, encoded by the coding sequence ATGTCGATACGAAAAATGACCACCTCTCTGACTCATAAAGATTATTTAAAGATTGCGATTCCTTTTGTTATTTCAACATTGACGCAGCCGTTACTGGGGGCGGTGGATACCGCGGTTATCGGTCAGCTTGGGTCGGCAGCGCTGATTGGTGGTGTGGCGGTCGGGACAGTGATTATGAACACCCTGTACTGGCTGTTCGGGTTTTTCCGCGTCAGTACCACAGGGCAGAGTGCGATTGCGTTAGGCAAAAATAGTGAGCAAGCGAAGGCTCGCAGTTTACTCCATCCTTTTGTGATGGCGGCAATCGTCGGGGTGATGTTTATTCTGGCTCAGAGCCTGATTTGGCGTGGTGCAGAGTGGATCATTCAGCCGGAGCCGGATGTCGCAGCGCAGACCAAGCAATACTTTTTCATCCTCATTTGGGGCGCGCCATTTGTATTGCTCAACTACACCTTGATTGGCTGGTTGATGGGGCAGGCTAAAGTCAAAGAGACTTTGGTAACTCAAATCTTCGGCAATGTGCTGAATATCGTATTGGATATTTTGTTCGTCGTCGGCTTGAATATGGGCGTCGCAGGCGTGGCGATTGCGACACTGGCCGCGCAGGTTGCTACGTTTGTGATTGGCCTTTATTTGGTGCGGCGGGCGGCGGGGTTCTCATTTGTCCCTTACCTTGGTTTGGCGAAAATGGGGGGGCAGGAGCTCAAAACCATTATCTCTGCCAATACGGATCTGATGTTGCGGACAGTCTGTTTGCTGGCGATGTTTAACTGTATGGCGCGCTTCGGCTCGGCTTTGGGGGCTGATACATTAGCCGCCAATGCGATTATGATGCAAATGACTTTTCTGATGAGCTATATGTTTGAGGGCATTGCCAATGCCTCAAGTGTGTTCAGTGGCAAATCAGTCGGTGAAAAATCATTGGATCTCTTTAAACATGTGCTCAAAATGAATTTTCAGTGGACGAGCTGGCTGGTTGTATTACTGGTGGTGGTGATGGTGATCTCGCATCGCCAACAGGTGTTACTGTTTACCCAAATTCCCAGTGTTGTTGAGCAGTACCATCAGGTCAGCGCATGGCTGATTGCTTTTCCATTCGTGGCCGGATTTGGCCTGACTGTCTACGGTATTTTTACCGGGAGCGGCACCACCCGACCGGTCAGAAATTCAACCTTTATGGCGCTGCTGGTTTTTCTGCTGGTGATTTATCTCACGATTGATGTCTGGGGGAATCAGGGGCTGTGGTTGGCATTTACGTTGTTTTATGTCGGACGTTTCGCTTTTCTCTATCCGTATATTGATCGGGTACGGCAGCGGTGCGTTGCAGCATCATTCTGA
- a CDS encoding LysE family translocator, whose amino-acid sequence MAFSAWLSLFTICLLGAMSPGPSLAMVTKHTLAGGRLNGIATAWAHALGIGTYAFLTIIGLSIVLQKAQWLFQAISLVGAVYLAYLGWKALRSQGGVATNVATGMRISVWQSAKEGLMISILNPKIALFFTALFSQFITLSHDVTSRTIVVMTPLIVDGLWYTLLTLLFSSAAVLTRLKRKAVLIDRISGVVLIALACRIVVNI is encoded by the coding sequence ATGGCATTTTCAGCGTGGTTATCACTCTTTACGATTTGCTTACTGGGAGCGATGTCACCGGGGCCGAGTCTGGCGATGGTGACCAAGCACACGCTGGCCGGTGGTCGGCTGAACGGTATTGCCACCGCGTGGGCCCATGCATTGGGGATCGGGACGTATGCTTTCTTGACGATCATTGGTCTTTCTATTGTTTTACAAAAAGCGCAGTGGTTGTTTCAGGCGATTAGTTTGGTGGGTGCGGTTTATCTGGCTTATCTGGGCTGGAAGGCGCTGCGCTCTCAGGGCGGCGTGGCTACAAATGTCGCGACCGGAATGCGTATTTCGGTATGGCAATCCGCCAAAGAGGGGCTGATGATTTCAATATTGAATCCGAAGATTGCCCTATTTTTTACTGCGTTATTCAGCCAGTTCATCACCCTGAGTCATGACGTCACAAGCCGCACGATTGTAGTGATGACTCCCCTGATCGTCGATGGGTTGTGGTATACCTTACTCACGTTATTGTTTTCCAGTGCGGCTGTTTTGACCCGTTTAAAGCGTAAAGCGGTACTGATTGATCGGATCTCTGGTGTGGTTTTGATTGCACTGGCTTGTCGAATTGTCGTAAATATTTGA
- the hcp gene encoding hydroxylamine reductase: MFCIQCEQTIQTPAGKGCAYAQGMCGKTAEVSDLQDVLVYSLQGVSFWADLGRRCGVIDPVIDQWAPRAFFSTLTNVNFDPERIVELAIESNQYRRSLAERVRAAAVLHNIELPTPYTAAQVDLPESRDALLSLAPDAAVNRGQNTLHEDIIGLRLLCLYGLKGAAAYLEHARVLGQTDAEMFAQYHKIMSWLGSDPEDAKSLLDTSMEIGLMNFKIMEMLDKGETDTFGHPEPTTVNVKPVKGKCILVSGHDLHDLEKILQQTEGLGINVYTNGEMLPAHAYPELKKYPHLVGNYGSAWQNQQKEFANFPGAIVMTSNCLLNPNVGQYADRIFTRSIVGWPGVQHIEGDDFSDVIACALGQDGFRHDEIEHFITIGFGRNALMQAAPAVIDQIKQGNIKHFFLVGGCDGDKAERSYYTEFTEKAPQDSVILTLACGKYRFNKNDFGDINGIPRLLDVGQCNDAYSAIQLALALANEFDCGVNDLPLTLVLSWFEQKAIVILLTLLALGVKGIYTGPSAPAFLTPNLMAILQSEFDMRSITTVDHDLNTILAA; encoded by the coding sequence ATGTTTTGTATTCAATGTGAACAGACGATTCAAACCCCGGCAGGAAAAGGTTGTGCCTATGCTCAGGGCATGTGTGGTAAAACTGCCGAAGTATCAGATCTTCAAGATGTCTTGGTCTATTCACTTCAAGGGGTCTCTTTCTGGGCAGATCTCGGTCGGCGTTGTGGGGTGATTGACCCGGTCATTGACCAATGGGCACCGAGAGCATTCTTCTCAACCTTAACCAATGTGAATTTTGATCCGGAGCGCATTGTCGAGCTGGCAATTGAATCGAATCAGTATCGTCGTTCGCTGGCTGAACGGGTCCGGGCCGCAGCGGTATTGCACAATATTGAACTCCCAACCCCTTACACTGCGGCACAGGTTGATTTGCCGGAAAGCCGTGACGCATTGTTGTCGTTAGCCCCCGATGCCGCCGTGAATCGCGGTCAGAACACATTGCATGAAGATATCATCGGTTTAAGACTTTTGTGTCTGTACGGTTTGAAAGGGGCCGCGGCCTATCTGGAACATGCCCGAGTGCTGGGTCAGACGGATGCAGAGATGTTCGCGCAATATCACAAAATTATGTCTTGGTTGGGGAGTGATCCGGAAGATGCAAAATCTTTGCTCGATACCTCAATGGAAATTGGTCTGATGAACTTTAAGATCATGGAAATGCTCGATAAAGGGGAAACAGATACCTTTGGTCATCCAGAGCCAACAACCGTTAATGTGAAACCGGTGAAGGGGAAATGTATTTTAGTCTCCGGGCATGACTTGCATGATCTGGAAAAAATCCTTCAACAGACTGAAGGATTGGGAATCAACGTTTATACCAATGGTGAAATGTTGCCCGCCCATGCCTACCCGGAACTGAAAAAATACCCGCATTTGGTCGGTAACTATGGCAGTGCGTGGCAGAATCAACAGAAAGAATTTGCCAACTTCCCCGGTGCGATTGTCATGACCTCTAACTGTTTGTTGAATCCGAATGTTGGTCAGTATGCGGATCGAATCTTTACCCGCAGTATTGTCGGCTGGCCGGGTGTTCAGCATATTGAAGGGGATGATTTTAGTGATGTGATTGCGTGCGCCCTTGGTCAAGACGGTTTCCGTCATGATGAAATCGAACACTTCATCACGATTGGATTTGGTCGCAATGCGTTGATGCAAGCGGCCCCGGCAGTGATTGATCAAATCAAGCAGGGCAATATCAAACACTTCTTCTTGGTCGGTGGGTGTGACGGTGATAAAGCCGAAAGAAGTTACTATACCGAGTTTACCGAGAAAGCCCCGCAAGATAGTGTGATCCTGACGCTCGCATGCGGTAAATACCGTTTCAACAAAAATGACTTCGGTGATATTAACGGGATCCCACGGTTATTGGATGTCGGCCAATGTAACGACGCCTATTCCGCGATTCAACTTGCGCTGGCGCTGGCCAATGAGTTCGACTGTGGCGTCAATGATTTACCGTTAACATTGGTGTTGTCTTGGTTCGAACAAAAAGCCATTGTGATTTTGCTGACACTGTTGGCCTTGGGTGTGAAAGGGATT